Sequence from the Carassius gibelio isolate Cgi1373 ecotype wild population from Czech Republic chromosome A7, carGib1.2-hapl.c, whole genome shotgun sequence genome:
ATTCggtaacaataaaaatgtttattttattaaattgatgttgaaatgtatatatttcacgGTTTTAATCAATTTgactttttgtttaataaactttaatttaactattaaaaaaggaatcaaaaataaataaataaatgaatccaggaaaaatgaaaatggaattcggaaaaaaaaaatttcataaggCCCTGCATCTTGAATTCATTGTACTGACAGATAAGGAGCATCTACTCACAATGCTGCAACTCTTCAACAAGGAAGCGCTCATGTTTTAAAAGACTTTGGTAAAGtttctctttcagtttagttgttGTGAGGAAGCCCAGAAgctttctcattctctcttgCGGTGTTCCTGATTTTAAGATGATTTGGTATTTTTCATCACCAATCAGATCTTTCATGTCGTCTGCAATCGGTGCCACCAGAGATACCTTTCTGATCAACTCTGCCCTGTGCTTCTCCACAAACTCAGCACCTGAATAGATGAACAAACTGGTGCCTTCATGAAAAGCCACTGAACATTATACTTAATGAAGAATCTGCATAGAAACAActttatacattttcataaattatatttacctTTACAGTTTTTGCAGCGTTCCCTTTTCTGTGCAGTTTCTGCTGGCCGATGACCTGcgtaaagattaaaaaaagtgttcaatTAAATTCATTGTCCAGGCTTTCAGAATTACGCAAGAAAGTACCATACTTCCAGCGAGCTTGTGATAAACTTATTCGGCCAATCAGACGCTGACATTATTTGGTCCAGTTATgctatagcttcctggtcacagTGTCACATGCTACACAAAGTGCCATTGGACTGATTTTATACATGAAACAAGACGCAATCAGTCAGAGGGGATTCTTGTTCCCTCTCAGGAAAAAATGTTTTCTCACATAAGTATTGTAAAACTTAATGATATTTATATTAGTGGCTAAATgcacaataatattaatacatttacagaATATTACAGGACATTTACTGGCCACTGAATTAAATGTTCATTGTCACATACTCTATGAGGAGGTCGTCTAACTGCAGTCAACTGAAATGAGGCcaaaaataattcaattattactatattatatattaatctaactacagatttttttttttttttttttttttgtatatagcatgtatatgtgtatttatatttatagcatGTGAAGATCtgtatgaataatgaaattgAACTGCCACTTACAGACTGCACTGTTTATGctgaattcatctgaaagaatacagaaaaataaatgaatataaaagttaaaatataaatatctgatCTGCAGAGGGTTTTGCATGTTAATATAAGTTGTTTACCTGATTCTATATTAACTTCCcatatttttttgtcttctttgtCTTCTATATAGAGTTCAATTGGTTTCTTTCCATCTTGAATGTATAAATCAAAGAAGTTGGCCTTGCATGGTGTCAGTTTTAAATCCTggcaaaaaaatgcaaatgtaaacattttagaaaGTGGCAGCATGTAAGTCATTATtttaactaaacacacacacacacacacacacacacacacaaagtacctGAGGGTTGATTTTGGAGTCACAAGATGTCTTCAGTGTGTAAAATTTGTCTATTTTAAGGGCTTCATTTGGTGTTGGTTTTACAATCTCCgtattctttttctctttctccttcaCATCCTAACAGTGATAGACATGATTATCTGTCAAACATGTCCTTATGGAGGTAGTGTTGCAAAATGATAAATCTACTCATGTTGTCCATATGAatgaattagattagattagagtTTACCTTCTTAagtttttcatcatttaaaatCAGGTACACGTGAAGGCTGAGGGGAGATGTTCTGTTGCGATAAATCAAAGTTACACAGTGAAATTTCATGGTGAGGTACTGATACAAATGTGCAATAATTCCCAAGAGTGAGAATGTGGGATTGAGGAGCTTGGCATGGGATCTGGTTAGTTCACATCTCTTCAATGAAGCTTCGCTGCCGTTTACATGAAGAGCTTTCACTGCATCATCTGAGGAAGATCCAGAATCTGTGCACAGCAAAGCTGGTTTAAGTCTTCAAGAACAAGAGCTCAGTTTTGGCTTGAAATGTTCACACAAATGTTGAAATGATTGGATCTGGAGTGAGATATGCCTTACACAAACATACCTACACAGATGAAGTGAGGTAGATGAATTTCCTCCAGAGAGCCAGAGGTTACAGTGATGTCCATCAAAGGTCCACATGGCTTGTAGTTCTTCATGATATCTTCATGCATTGATTCCCAGTCAACAAACCGATACTCCAAACGGACATCGGTGTCAGATCGCCAGCGGAGGCCAGTCTCTGAACATTCATACTGCCCTGCAGAGGTGCTGacactgaaaaacacaaatatagCACTGATAAAGATGCTCTCAGGagatgttatattattatatatatatacactcacctaaagggtTATTAGGAACAGCacactaatactgtgtttgacccctttcaccttcagaactgccttaattctgcgtggcattgattcaacaaggtgctgaaagcattctttagaaatgttggcccgtATTGATAGGATCGCATcaacatccagggcacgaagctcccgttccaccacatcccaaagatgctctctTGGGTTGA
This genomic interval carries:
- the LOC128017586 gene encoding NACHT, LRR and PYD domains-containing protein 1 homolog, which produces MAKPATLKSCKELEQLLNGYTEQIEKLCRLYDVQPKRNKDQKKRIKAAAKELRELLVETEDRSFDVSSILGIIESGTEMIKKTIGELEIDSDVVQPCRVSSMHRVLGDTQKKMISSGAIKHNHKMMRFMKDLKTKQKPFPAIQELFQEETSYKLRTAYNKMGIDTKGCESCALEDDSEWEVKTPSEVTAEANIKYSVSTSAGQYECSETGLRWRSDTDVRLEYRFVDWESMHEDIMKNYKPCGPLMDITVTSGSLEEIHLPHFICVDSGSSSDDAVKALHVNGSEASLKRCELTRSHAKLLNPTFSLLGIIAHLYQYLTMKFHCVTLIYRNRTSPLSLHVYLILNDEKLKKDVKEKEKKNTEIVKPTPNEALKIDKFYTLKTSCDSKINPQDLKLTPCKANFFDLYIQDGKKPIELYIEDKEDKKIWEVNIESDEFSINSAVCHRPAETAQKRERCKNCKGAEFVEKHRAELIRKVSLVAPIADDMKDLIGDEKYQIILKSGTPQERMRKLLGFLTTTKLKEKLYQSLLKHERFLVEELQHCE